A window from Plasmodium cynomolgi strain B DNA, chromosome 7, whole genome shotgun sequence encodes these proteins:
- a CDS encoding transporter (putative): protein MKSHMKEGETHQADKTKEPMSEGTDRSEQVINSHRFPLHSDVSTPKSEYYEMQLQNRSYENNPNAYHSLLTPFSSEIEKNGTKNTVLHSGGSIKGTILNNMQGDTLSSYTIYQGGGEEIALKNSTGISENNSISNCSFHGGIISNDLSNGDFLRQGEITKHDDNGRIGAYQNGIADSNLGYYHVEEAYPSGMHPQFYSNVKRSLMCAHTQGGDKSQRNGDVVEHFEPVYMEQLAKQTSRNLIDAKNGFNRNNLVTQQGKKKTNQGNNNMGNHHLYGEVSSPNCSRLSYVSSQGINTTSQWDNDKRTWEHTQQSNPSRGGVHPGNNNKVKNARLNDGNVGLYRKKNHKVFVKNTILSDDHNSRKNCVVKNTRGSSNPSRHNNKKNSSNVLKFVIPVGSLKRGSSPSGGVNPSYWDSNEEKKKEKERKEKTNCKLGGDNQITFSAAPKAHEGERSSDGNGQMVQPAYLSQEGGEATWRGLNNAEGGSIQYGHSAQYDHSAQHGHSVQSAQSGQSHYAPPSARRPPNRGYYAKKGNLTYSGLLTSMVSSILTQQNERQSKEENCFSYAWKGSGYDYALLRQMGDGTDGEKKQQDENKGESDYEFSSKIIEQLRSKATNEHILQLTLTLMICISVLCNYDHGAIPVTLEEIQKDFPLSYIEQSLLGSLVYFGLIIGTIIASVLFELLTAKLLITISTLLLSISLYIFSHANCVTFMYISRFINGLCQAIPVVYLPVWVDEFSPHEKATQWMSYIQLASIGGTVFGYFLGGVLSNSSYSYGRNNNAPLSNATFVTTWRSPFLIQAFLLLPLFLIMLFIPSDMINISSGGSATSEAEEEGPSEGEKHGRGANNERYIGKERYVGNERYIGNERYIGSERYIGNERYITNERCTDDTHQEQSGEAKVHPLIPEPTTYTLDRSKSRSTSRLYYGASSSSLRRNFNRSATYIMEKKTNVLRKTLKEVKKLLNNKLYIIITLGMSNLYFVVTGIQFWITEYMSVVLLTEKMKIVTVSTLCFLTSPTSGVWFGGFVCDLFGGYKNTNYSRTVKVATAFAISACIFGILSAHLNNFVFFSISLWLCLFTGSALVPVAVGTPHHGEAALERLPREAS from the exons ATGAAGAGCCACATGAAGGAAGGAGAGACACACCAGGCTGATAAAACGAAGGAACCTATGTCGGAAGGGACAGATAGAAGTGAACAAGTAATTAACAGTCACAGGTTCCCCCTACACAGTGACGTATCAACACCGAAAAGTGAATACTACGAAATGCAATTACAAAACAGGAGCTATGAAAATAATCCAAATGCATACCACTCCTTGTTAACACCATTTAGTAgtgaaattgaaaaaaatgggacaaagAACACAGTTCTTCATAGTGGGGGATCCATAAAAGGTACTATATTGAACAATATGCAGGGGGACACACTGAGCAGCTACACCATCtaccaaggggggggagaagaaattgccttgaaaaatTCTACGGGAATTAGCGAAAATAATTCCATTTCTAATTGTAGTTTCCACGGTGGGATCATTTCGAATGACTTGTCAAATGGGGACTTCCTCAGACAAGGGGAAATCACCAAACATGATGACAATGGTAGAATTGGGGCATACCAGAATGGCATCGCCGACTCCAACCTTGGTTACTATCACGTTGAGGAAGCTTATCCAAGTGGTATGCATCCCCAGTTTTACAGCAATGTGAAGAGATCCCTTATGTGTGCACACACCCAGGGGGGAGACAAATCGCAGCGAAACGGTGATGTTGTAGAACATTTTGAACCCGTGTATATGGAACAGCTAGCCAAACAGACAAGCAGAAATCTGAtagatgcaaaaaatgggttcaaTAGAAATAATTTAGTTACGcagcaggggaaaaaaaagacaaatcAAGGTAATAACAACAT GGGGAATCATCACCTATACGGGGAGGTGAGCAGCCCCAACTGCAGCCGGCTCTCCTACGTCAGCAGTCAAGGGATTAACACAACGTCACAATGGGACAATGATAAACGGACATGGGAACACACGCAGCAGAGCAATCCAAGCCGCGGTGGTGTCCACCCAGGTAACAACAACAAAGTAAAAAACGCGAGATTAAACGATGGGAACGTAGGATTgtataggaagaaaaaccacAAGGTATTCGTGAAAAATACCATCCTTAGTGACGACCACAATTCGCGCAAGAACTGTGTCGTGAAGAATACACGCGGGAGTAGCAACCCAAGTAGAcataacaacaaaaaaaacagcagcaATGTTTTAAAGTTCGTCATTCCGGTTGGTAGcctcaaaagggggagcagcCCCAGTGGAGGGGTCAATCCGAGTTACTGGGACTcaaatgaggaaaagaaaaaggaaaaggaaaggaaggagaaaacaaattgCAAACTCGGCGGGGATAACCAGATTACCTTCTCCGCCGCACCTAAGGCGcatgaaggggaaagaagcagCGATGGAAATGGGCAGATGGTGCAACCTGCTTATTTGTCGCAGGAGGGGGGTGAAGCTACCTGGAGAGGATTAAACAACGCGGAAGGGGGGTCAATCCAGTATGGTCATTCTGCTCAGTATGATCACTCTGCTCAGCATGGTCATTCTGTTCAGTCTGCTCAGTCTGGCCAATCCCATTACGCACCCCCCTCAGCGCGGAGACCCCCCAACAGAGGCTACTACGCGAAGAAGGGCAACCTGACTTATAGCGGGCTGCTAACTTCCATGGTATCGTCGATACTGACGCAGCAAAACGAGAGACAGTCGAAAGAGGAGAACTGCTTTAGCTATGCTTGGAAGGGCAGCGGGTACGATTATGCATTATTACGGCAGATGGGAGACGGAAcggatggagaaaaaaaacagcaagaCGAAAATAAGGGCGAAAGTGATTACGAATTTTCGAGCAAAATAATCGAGCAACTGAGGAGTAAAGCAACGAATGAACATATTTTGCAGctaaccctaaccctaatGATATGCATCTCGGTTCTTTGCAATTATGATCACGGTGCAATACCCGTTACGTtggaagaaatacaaaaagatTTCCCACTGAGCTACATTGAGCAGTCCCTACTGGGAAGCTTAGTCTACTTTGGTTTAATCATCGGGACGATAATAGCAAGTGTCCTTTTTGAGCTCCTCACGGCAAAGCTACTAATCACCATAAGTACTCTCCTACTCTCCATATCGCTATACATTTTCAGTCACGCTAACTGCGTCACATTTATGTATATCTCAAGGTTCATAAATGGGTTATGTCAAGCTATCCCAGTTGTGTACCTTCCCGTTTGGGTCGATGAATTTTCACCACATGAGAAAGCTACTCAATGGATGTCCTACATACAGCTTGCTTCCATAGGGGGGACTGTGTTTGGTTATTTTTTGGGTGGTGTCCTTTCGAATAGCTCGTATTCCTATGGACGTAACAATAATGCTCCGCTTTCGAATGCTACTTTTGTCACCACGTGGAGgtctccctttttgattCAGgcctttctcctcctcccgcTGTTTCTCATCATGCTTTTTATTCCCTCGGATATGATTAACATCAGCTCGGGGGGGAGTGCGACGAGCGAGGCCGAGGAGGAGGGGCCCTccgagggggagaagcacggACGGGGCGCCAACAACGAGCGGTACATCGGGAAGGAGCGGTATGTCGGCAACGAGCGTTACATCGGCAACGAGCGTTACATCGGCAGCGAGCGGTACATCGGCAACGAACGGTACATCACCAACGAACGGTGTACCGACGACACTCACCAAGAACAGTCTGGCGAGGCGAAGGTTCATCCGCTGATCCCAGAACCCACTACCTACACACTGGACAGAAGCAAATCGAGATCCACGAGCAGACTCTACTACGGAGCATCGAGTAGCTCTCTCCGTAGAAACTTCAACCGGTCGGCAACCTACAtcatggagaaaaaaacaaacgtcCTCAGAAAAACCCTAAAAGAAGTCAAAAAATTGCTCAATAACAAActctatataattataacCCTAGGAATGAGTAACCTGTACTTTGTAGTCACAGGAATACAATTCTGGATCACCGAGTATATGTCCGTTGTGTTATTAAcagagaaaatgaaaatagtGACAGTGTCTACTTTATGTTTCCTCACTTCTCCTACATCAGGGGTTTGGTTTGGTGGGTTCGTGTGTGATTTATTTGGGGGATACAAAAATACGAATTACTCCAGAACGGTTAAGGTGGCAACTGCCTTTGCTATTTCTGCGTGCATCTTCGGGATTTTGTCAGCTCACCTGAacaactttgtttttttctccatttcgctGTGGCTGTGCCTTTTCACGGGCTCCGCGCTGGTCCCCGTCGCTGTGGGTACGCCTCACCACGGAGAAGCGGCCCTAGAGAGGCTCCCTAGAGAGGCTTCCTAG